The following are encoded in a window of Vicugna pacos chromosome 2, VicPac4, whole genome shotgun sequence genomic DNA:
- the MFSD10 gene encoding major facilitator superfamily domain-containing protein 10 isoform X3: protein MKERVLFRERANRCSLGSEVEQLHVRSVSAIMFIWEFKEGGTSAKSTRGGTVALPLAGMPFPVCLRSSRLEAWVSGDGRGAGGGAGQVSCSPELLQLCGGLAPARVRPVGAPAPLHPPVRPRRRCGQARESVVRLGGSGGSGQAGPHPTALGPRSSAGRSRRPLGCKVWTNETPACREPPFGPLPAGMQLAASESGSGPSRRPEEEASGRARFRMLKPRPQLGVADPLVSGRGGAGAPILLGGPSCVCRSFCLLVPSARLPQDPLYGSWQRGVDWFAAAIGMPAEKRYNSVLFGGLIGSVFSVLQFLSAPLSGAVSDCLGRRPVMLLSLAGLATSYAVWAASKSFAAFLASRVIGGISKGNVSLSTAIVADLGSPAARSRGMAVIGVAFSLGFTLGPMLGASLPLESAPWLALLFAISDLLFIFCFLPETLPLEKRAPSMTLGFQAAADLLSPLALLRFSAVARGPDPPTGVRLGSLRRLGLVYFLYLFLFSGLEYTLSFLVHQRFRFSSLQQGKMFFFIGLTMATIQGAYARRISPGREVAAVKRAILLLLPAFLLIGWGHTLPVLGLGLLLYSFAAAVVVPCLSSVVAGYGSPGQKGTVMGTLRSLGALARALGPMVAASVYWLAGARVCFTVCAGLFLLPFFLLWDPRPPAQTRKAE from the exons ATGAAGGAACGTGTCCTCTTTAGGGAAAGAGCTAACAGGTGTTCTTTGGGGTCAGAGGTGGAACAACTGCATGTTAGAAGTGTGAGTGCGATTATGTTTATTTGGGAATTTAAAGAGGGGGGTACGAGTGCCAAGTCGACGAGGGGGGGGACCGTGGCGCTTCCACTTGCCGGGATGCCCTTCCCGGTTTGCCTCCGGTCGTCTCGGCTGGAGGCGTGGGTTTCGGGAGACGGGAGAGGAGCGGGAGGTGGTGCAGGCCAGGTGTCCTGCAGCCCGGAGCTCCTCCAGCTGTGCGGGGGTCTGGCCCCGGCCCGAGTGCGGCCGGTGGGAGCACCTGCTCCTCTTCACCCGCCTGTCCGGCCGAGACGCAGGTGCGGGCAAGCCCGCGAATCCGTGGTGCGTCTCGGCGGGAGTGGAGGGTCCGGCCAGGCTGGACCTCACCCTACAGCCCTCGGCCCGAGGTCCTCAGCAGGCAGGTCTCGTCGCCCCCTCGGGTGCAAAGTCTGGACAAACGAGACTCCGGCCTGTCGGGAACCTCCGTTCGGACCCCTCCCCGCCGGGATGCAGCTAGCTGCCTCGGAGTCCGGCTCGGGCCCCTCCCGGCGGCCGGAAGAGGAAGCGTCGGGTCGTGCCCGTTTCCGGATGTTGAAGCCCCGCCCGCAACTGGGCGTGGCAGATCCGCTCGTTTCCGGGCGCGGCGGAGCCGGCGCGCCCATCCTGCTTGGAGGTCCGTCCTGTGTCTGTCGGTCTTTCTGTCTTTTGGTTCCGAGCGCGCGGCTACCGCAG GATCCCCTCTATGGCTCATGGCAGCGAGGAGTGGACTGGTTTGCTGCAGCCATCGGGATGCCCGCAGAGAAGAGATACAACAGCGTCCTGTTTGGAG GTCTGATTGGCTCAGTTTTCTCCGTCCTGCAGTTCCTCTCCGCACCGCTCTCGGGGGCCGTCTCTGACTGCCTAGGAAGGCGCCCGGTGATGCTGCTATCTCTG gcaggcctggccacCTCGTATGCCGTGTGGGCTGCCTCGAAGAGCTTTGCGGCCTTCCTGGCCTCCAGGGTGATCGGGGGCATCAGCAAGGGGAACGTCAGCCTTTCTACTGCCATTGTCGCCGACCTGGGCTCACCTGCCGCCCGTAGCCGGGGCATG GCAGTCATCGGGGTGGCCTTCTCTCTGGGCTTCACGCTGGGCCCTATGCTCGGCGCCTCCCTGCCCTTGGAGTCGGCACCTTGGTTGGCCCTGCTCTTCGCGATCTCTGACCTGCTGTTCATCTTCTGCTTCTTGCCGGAGACTCTGCCCTTGGAGAAGCGG GCGCCCTCCATGACTCTGGGGTTCCAAGCTGCTGCTGACCTGCTCAGCCCCCTGGCCCTGCTCCGCTTCTCCGCTGTGGCTCGTGGCCCAGACCCGCCCACTGGAGTCA ggctgggcagccTGCGCCGCCTGGGCCTGGTCTACTTCCTCTACCTCTTCCTGTTCTCGGGCCTGGAGTACACACTGAGCTTCCTCGTGCACCAGCGCTTCCGGTTCAGCAG CCTACAGCAGGGAAAGATGTTTTTCTTCATCGGCCTCACCATGGCCACCATCCAGGGCGCCTACGCCCGACGGATCAGCCCTGGCAGGGAAGTTGCAGCTGTGAAGCGG GCCATCCTGCtgctcctccctgccttcctcctcaTCGGCTGGGGGCACACGCTGCCCGTGCTAGGCCTGGGGCTGCTGCTCTACTCCTTCG CCGCCGCTGTCGTGGTGCCCTGTCTGTCCTCCGTGGTCGCCGGCTATG GCTCACCCGGGCAGAAGGGCACAGTCATGGGCACGCTGCGGAGCCTGGGCGCCCTGGCCAGGGCACTGGGGCCCATGGTGGCCGCCTCAG TGTACTGGCTGGCTGGGGCCCGGGTCTGCTTCACCGTGTGCGCGGGGCTCTTCCTGCTCCCCTTTTTCCTCCTGTGGGACCCGAGGCCCCCGGCACAGACACGCAAGGCTGAGTAG
- the MFSD10 gene encoding major facilitator superfamily domain-containing protein 10 isoform X2, whose protein sequence is MLKPRPQLGVADPLVSGRGGAGAPILLGGGIGAVPIMGWGAGGSCTPRPPIRQQPESETRVVTVVFLGLLLDLLAFTLLLPLLPGLLESHGRSHDPLYGSWQRGVDWFAAAIGMPAEKRYNSVLFGGLIGSVFSVLQFLSAPLSGAVSDCLGRRPVMLLSLAGLATSYAVWAASKSFAAFLASRVIGGISKGNVSLSTAIVADLGSPAARSRGMAVIGVAFSLGFTLGPMLGASLPLESAPWLALLFAISDLLFIFCFLPETLPLEKRAPSMTLGFQAAADLLSPLALLRFSAVARGPDPPTGVRLGSLRRLGLVYFLYLFLFSGLEYTLSFLVHQRFRFSSLQQGKMFFFIGLTMATIQGAYARRISPGREVAAVKRAILLLLPAFLLIGWGHTLPVLGLGLLLYSFAAAVVVPCLSSVVAGYGSPGQKGTVMGTLRSLGALARALGPMVAASVYWLAGARVCFTVCAGLFLLPFFLLWDPRPPAQTRKAE, encoded by the exons ATGTTGAAGCCCCGCCCGCAACTGGGCGTGGCAGATCCGCTCGTTTCCGGGCGCGGCGGAGCCGGCGCGCCCATCCTGCTTGGAG GCGGGATCGGAGCGGTCCCCATCATGGGCTGGGGAGCCGGAGGCAGCTGCACCCCGCGCCCACCCATCCGCCAGCAGCCGGAATCCGAAACCCGCGTGGTCACCGTAGTCTTCCTCGGCCTTCTGCTGGACCTCCTGGCCTTCACTCTGCTGCTGCCCCTGCTGCCCGGGCTGCTGGAGAGCCATGGCCGGTCCCAC GATCCCCTCTATGGCTCATGGCAGCGAGGAGTGGACTGGTTTGCTGCAGCCATCGGGATGCCCGCAGAGAAGAGATACAACAGCGTCCTGTTTGGAG GTCTGATTGGCTCAGTTTTCTCCGTCCTGCAGTTCCTCTCCGCACCGCTCTCGGGGGCCGTCTCTGACTGCCTAGGAAGGCGCCCGGTGATGCTGCTATCTCTG gcaggcctggccacCTCGTATGCCGTGTGGGCTGCCTCGAAGAGCTTTGCGGCCTTCCTGGCCTCCAGGGTGATCGGGGGCATCAGCAAGGGGAACGTCAGCCTTTCTACTGCCATTGTCGCCGACCTGGGCTCACCTGCCGCCCGTAGCCGGGGCATG GCAGTCATCGGGGTGGCCTTCTCTCTGGGCTTCACGCTGGGCCCTATGCTCGGCGCCTCCCTGCCCTTGGAGTCGGCACCTTGGTTGGCCCTGCTCTTCGCGATCTCTGACCTGCTGTTCATCTTCTGCTTCTTGCCGGAGACTCTGCCCTTGGAGAAGCGG GCGCCCTCCATGACTCTGGGGTTCCAAGCTGCTGCTGACCTGCTCAGCCCCCTGGCCCTGCTCCGCTTCTCCGCTGTGGCTCGTGGCCCAGACCCGCCCACTGGAGTCA ggctgggcagccTGCGCCGCCTGGGCCTGGTCTACTTCCTCTACCTCTTCCTGTTCTCGGGCCTGGAGTACACACTGAGCTTCCTCGTGCACCAGCGCTTCCGGTTCAGCAG CCTACAGCAGGGAAAGATGTTTTTCTTCATCGGCCTCACCATGGCCACCATCCAGGGCGCCTACGCCCGACGGATCAGCCCTGGCAGGGAAGTTGCAGCTGTGAAGCGG GCCATCCTGCtgctcctccctgccttcctcctcaTCGGCTGGGGGCACACGCTGCCCGTGCTAGGCCTGGGGCTGCTGCTCTACTCCTTCG CCGCCGCTGTCGTGGTGCCCTGTCTGTCCTCCGTGGTCGCCGGCTATG GCTCACCCGGGCAGAAGGGCACAGTCATGGGCACGCTGCGGAGCCTGGGCGCCCTGGCCAGGGCACTGGGGCCCATGGTGGCCGCCTCAG TGTACTGGCTGGCTGGGGCCCGGGTCTGCTTCACCGTGTGCGCGGGGCTCTTCCTGCTCCCCTTTTTCCTCCTGTGGGACCCGAGGCCCCCGGCACAGACACGCAAGGCTGAGTAG
- the MFSD10 gene encoding major facilitator superfamily domain-containing protein 10 isoform X1: MGWGAGGSCTPRPPIRQQPESETRVVTVVFLGLLLDLLAFTLLLPLLPGLLESHGRSHDPLYGSWQRGVDWFAAAIGMPAEKRYNSVLFGGLIGSVFSVLQFLSAPLSGAVSDCLGRRPVMLLSLAGLATSYAVWAASKSFAAFLASRVIGGISKGNVSLSTAIVADLGSPAARSRGMAVIGVAFSLGFTLGPMLGASLPLESAPWLALLFAISDLLFIFCFLPETLPLEKRAPSMTLGFQAAADLLSPLALLRFSAVARGPDPPTGVRLGSLRRLGLVYFLYLFLFSGLEYTLSFLVHQRFRFSSLQQGKMFFFIGLTMATIQGAYARRISPGREVAAVKRAILLLLPAFLLIGWGHTLPVLGLGLLLYSFAAAVVVPCLSSVVAGYGSPGQKGTVMGTLRSLGALARALGPMVAASVYWLAGARVCFTVCAGLFLLPFFLLWDPRPPAQTRKAE, translated from the exons ATGGGCTGGGGAGCCGGAGGCAGCTGCACCCCGCGCCCACCCATCCGCCAGCAGCCGGAATCCGAAACCCGCGTGGTCACCGTAGTCTTCCTCGGCCTTCTGCTGGACCTCCTGGCCTTCACTCTGCTGCTGCCCCTGCTGCCCGGGCTGCTGGAGAGCCATGGCCGGTCCCAC GATCCCCTCTATGGCTCATGGCAGCGAGGAGTGGACTGGTTTGCTGCAGCCATCGGGATGCCCGCAGAGAAGAGATACAACAGCGTCCTGTTTGGAG GTCTGATTGGCTCAGTTTTCTCCGTCCTGCAGTTCCTCTCCGCACCGCTCTCGGGGGCCGTCTCTGACTGCCTAGGAAGGCGCCCGGTGATGCTGCTATCTCTG gcaggcctggccacCTCGTATGCCGTGTGGGCTGCCTCGAAGAGCTTTGCGGCCTTCCTGGCCTCCAGGGTGATCGGGGGCATCAGCAAGGGGAACGTCAGCCTTTCTACTGCCATTGTCGCCGACCTGGGCTCACCTGCCGCCCGTAGCCGGGGCATG GCAGTCATCGGGGTGGCCTTCTCTCTGGGCTTCACGCTGGGCCCTATGCTCGGCGCCTCCCTGCCCTTGGAGTCGGCACCTTGGTTGGCCCTGCTCTTCGCGATCTCTGACCTGCTGTTCATCTTCTGCTTCTTGCCGGAGACTCTGCCCTTGGAGAAGCGG GCGCCCTCCATGACTCTGGGGTTCCAAGCTGCTGCTGACCTGCTCAGCCCCCTGGCCCTGCTCCGCTTCTCCGCTGTGGCTCGTGGCCCAGACCCGCCCACTGGAGTCA ggctgggcagccTGCGCCGCCTGGGCCTGGTCTACTTCCTCTACCTCTTCCTGTTCTCGGGCCTGGAGTACACACTGAGCTTCCTCGTGCACCAGCGCTTCCGGTTCAGCAG CCTACAGCAGGGAAAGATGTTTTTCTTCATCGGCCTCACCATGGCCACCATCCAGGGCGCCTACGCCCGACGGATCAGCCCTGGCAGGGAAGTTGCAGCTGTGAAGCGG GCCATCCTGCtgctcctccctgccttcctcctcaTCGGCTGGGGGCACACGCTGCCCGTGCTAGGCCTGGGGCTGCTGCTCTACTCCTTCG CCGCCGCTGTCGTGGTGCCCTGTCTGTCCTCCGTGGTCGCCGGCTATG GCTCACCCGGGCAGAAGGGCACAGTCATGGGCACGCTGCGGAGCCTGGGCGCCCTGGCCAGGGCACTGGGGCCCATGGTGGCCGCCTCAG TGTACTGGCTGGCTGGGGCCCGGGTCTGCTTCACCGTGTGCGCGGGGCTCTTCCTGCTCCCCTTTTTCCTCCTGTGGGACCCGAGGCCCCCGGCACAGACACGCAAGGCTGAGTAG